From Cystobacter fuscus DSM 2262, one genomic window encodes:
- a CDS encoding multicopper oxidase family protein, translating to MRQNETGVPQAGVGVRGGRGLRSFRSLKDMLLRGLERGHGHEHGHEHGGAWEKQPSLELYHELTVAYATHKIRRVLDDGHEQVDEVRLRSYNGKLVGPTLEVRPGDTLRILLRNQLPFKEELVGDHPHVGPHGANVTNLHFHGMHVSPAGNSDNVLLAIGPNQELEYEVKIPEDHPAGTHWYHAHKHGAVSIQLGSGMAGPLIVRGDIDQVEGIRQARERIIVLQQIPYRLVTDPYDNTRQANMVEEFSQLFENTWQRELVPQGRRVTLNGEILPTFRLRPGEVERWRFIHAGVHFPFRLRLVREGGNPATESIPYYLIAMDGITTGRLDQVDVTEMHPGYREDVLVHAVGRDGKPLARGTYLLVDEVEQNPGARVLARVVVEGPPKMMRLPRPEALAALAPFEPIRDEELTSTTPQEARFEVQIVKPPPAPEFRFLLNGKEFSPHDPPRQLTLGAVEEWVVSSVGAAEFFPGHPFHIHTNPFQLEDAQGRVIWKDTIFVPVGQQVRLRTRYRRYVGQFMLHCHIVTHEDEGMMQLLEIVPPRQDAGGAPGGGSGSHH from the coding sequence ATGAGACAAAACGAGACGGGCGTTCCGCAGGCGGGAGTTGGCGTGCGAGGAGGGAGAGGGCTGCGCTCCTTCCGTTCCTTGAAGGACATGCTCCTGCGTGGGTTGGAGCGTGGGCACGGACACGAGCACGGACACGAGCACGGGGGCGCCTGGGAAAAGCAACCCTCGTTGGAGCTGTACCACGAGCTGACGGTCGCCTATGCCACCCACAAGATCCGCCGTGTGCTCGATGATGGTCACGAGCAGGTGGATGAGGTCCGGTTGCGTTCCTACAATGGGAAGCTGGTGGGACCCACCCTCGAGGTGCGTCCAGGGGACACGTTGAGAATCCTCTTGAGGAACCAACTCCCCTTCAAGGAAGAGCTGGTGGGCGATCATCCGCACGTCGGCCCGCATGGTGCCAACGTCACCAACCTCCACTTCCACGGGATGCACGTCTCTCCCGCGGGAAATTCAGACAACGTCCTGCTCGCGATCGGACCCAACCAGGAACTCGAGTACGAGGTCAAGATACCGGAAGATCACCCCGCCGGCACCCACTGGTACCACGCCCACAAGCATGGCGCGGTGAGCATCCAGCTCGGCAGCGGCATGGCGGGCCCGTTGATCGTCCGTGGCGACATCGACCAGGTCGAGGGCATCCGCCAAGCCAGGGAGCGCATCATCGTCCTCCAGCAGATTCCCTACAGGCTGGTCACGGATCCCTACGACAACACCCGGCAGGCGAACATGGTGGAGGAGTTCTCGCAGCTCTTCGAGAACACCTGGCAGCGCGAGCTGGTCCCCCAGGGGCGGCGTGTCACCCTCAATGGAGAGATCCTACCGACCTTCCGGCTGCGGCCCGGAGAAGTGGAGCGCTGGCGGTTCATCCACGCGGGCGTCCACTTCCCGTTCCGGCTCCGGCTGGTCCGCGAGGGCGGCAACCCGGCCACCGAGAGCATTCCCTACTACCTGATCGCCATGGATGGCATCACGACGGGTCGCCTCGACCAGGTGGATGTGACCGAGATGCATCCCGGCTACCGCGAGGACGTGCTGGTTCATGCGGTGGGCAGGGATGGCAAGCCTCTGGCGCGGGGAACCTACCTGCTCGTGGACGAGGTGGAGCAGAATCCCGGGGCCCGGGTCCTGGCCCGTGTCGTCGTGGAGGGCCCGCCGAAGATGATGAGGCTGCCCAGGCCGGAGGCGTTGGCCGCGTTGGCTCCGTTCGAACCCATCCGGGACGAGGAACTCACCAGCACGACGCCCCAGGAGGCTCGTTTCGAGGTCCAGATCGTCAAACCGCCTCCAGCTCCGGAGTTCAGGTTCCTGCTCAATGGCAAGGAGTTCAGCCCCCATGATCCCCCGCGCCAGCTCACGCTGGGTGCGGTGGAGGAGTGGGTCGTCTCCAGCGTGGGCGCCGCCGAGTTCTTCCCGGGCCACCCCTTCCACATCCATACCAATCCGTTCCAGCTCGAGGATGCACAGGGAAGAGTCATCTGGAAGGACACGATCTTCGTGCCCGTCGGCCAGCAGGTCCGGTTGCGCACCCGTTACCGGCGCTACGTTGGCCAGTTCATGCTGCACTGCCACATCGTGACGCACGAGGATGAGGGCATGATGCAGTTGCTGGAGATCGTCCCGCCCAGGCAGGACGCGGGGGGGGCGCCCGGTGGTGGTTCAGGCTCGCATCATTAG
- a CDS encoding 3-dehydroquinate synthase II: MSSPESIINMSEVVTMQKRERIRLERLEGDRNRAEETSSLIVWFDSAGLSTPQDNEGLLERVLNLSYTGLILYPDNLSALAPVLPARIRKVFHAECAEDLERLASLPQGGQDFVVTSPDVQVLARAAELGLKTCYRAYVDDGESLHQSIREGSHHDYLMIRFRDPTNIPLELVIASLQATNTVLIKEISAPTDVDDAIVTLGVMEVGADGVMFSPRSHGALSEFVSRLGRLERTSVKLEVATLVRTVPIGMGYRSCIDTTTLFSPTEGILVGSTSQGGLLCCPEVFFLPYMELRPFRVNAGAVHSYVYNFGNRTDYMSELRAGSPVMIVDRTGTTRRSSVGRMKTEMRPLRLIEAEFQSGERINVIMQDDWHVRIFSDEARPLNITELRPGDKLLGQMALPGRHVGIKVDEHIIET, encoded by the coding sequence ATGAGCAGCCCAGAGAGCATCATCAACATGAGCGAAGTCGTCACCATGCAGAAGCGCGAGCGCATCCGACTCGAGCGGCTCGAGGGCGACCGCAACCGCGCGGAAGAGACCAGCTCCCTCATCGTCTGGTTCGACTCGGCCGGACTGTCCACCCCCCAAGACAATGAAGGCCTGCTCGAGCGGGTGCTCAACCTGTCGTATACCGGCCTCATCCTCTACCCGGACAACCTCTCCGCGCTCGCGCCCGTCCTCCCGGCGCGCATCCGCAAGGTCTTCCACGCCGAGTGCGCCGAGGATCTGGAGCGACTCGCCTCCCTGCCCCAGGGCGGCCAGGACTTCGTGGTGACCAGCCCGGACGTGCAGGTGCTGGCCAGGGCGGCGGAGCTGGGACTGAAGACGTGCTACCGGGCGTACGTGGACGATGGAGAGAGTCTGCACCAGTCCATCCGGGAGGGCAGCCACCATGACTACCTGATGATCCGCTTCCGGGATCCCACCAACATCCCGCTGGAGCTGGTGATCGCCTCGCTGCAGGCCACGAACACCGTGCTCATCAAGGAGATCAGCGCCCCCACGGACGTGGACGACGCCATCGTCACGCTGGGGGTGATGGAGGTGGGGGCGGACGGGGTCATGTTCTCGCCGCGCTCGCACGGCGCGCTGAGCGAGTTCGTCTCGCGTCTGGGCCGGCTGGAGCGCACGTCGGTGAAGCTGGAAGTGGCCACCCTGGTGCGCACCGTCCCCATCGGGATGGGCTACCGCAGCTGCATCGACACCACCACGCTCTTCTCTCCGACGGAAGGCATCCTGGTGGGCTCCACCTCCCAGGGTGGGCTGCTGTGCTGCCCCGAGGTCTTCTTCCTGCCGTACATGGAGCTGCGGCCCTTCCGGGTGAACGCCGGGGCCGTGCACAGCTACGTCTACAACTTCGGCAACCGCACGGACTACATGAGCGAGCTGCGCGCGGGCTCACCGGTGATGATCGTCGACCGCACCGGGACCACGCGCCGCTCCAGCGTCGGCCGGATGAAGACGGAGATGCGTCCCTTGCGCCTCATCGAGGCCGAGTTCCAGAGCGGCGAGCGCATCAACGTCATCATGCAGGACGACTGGCACGTCCGGATCTTCTCGGACGAAGCCAGGCCCCTGAACATCACCGAGCTGCGGCCCGGGGACAAGCTGCTCGGCCAGATGGCCCTGCCTGGACGGCACGTGGGCATCAAGGTCGACGAGCACATCATCGAGACCTGA
- a CDS encoding amidohydrolase family protein — MVIDAHAHVSPTLFGETKEYLEQLEQSDIQQGVIGPGGMLDIRRMSDYLTGKAEPFNQPPPNDYVEQSFQTHSQLHGLACVDPLEPRAVQKLEQYLKSGFRGLKLAPLIHALSFDSEAVAELVLLCGERGVPVYSHVVPRPGVDTARFAGLARRFPHTNFVLEHMGHGPADQEATAAASELDNFFLETSLGTYLHIHESVKKAGAHKVLFGSEYPLSHPAVELKKILLLPISEPERERILGKNIRELLRLE, encoded by the coding sequence ATGGTGATTGATGCACATGCCCACGTCTCTCCCACCCTCTTTGGAGAGACAAAGGAGTATCTAGAACAGCTCGAACAGAGCGACATCCAGCAGGGCGTCATCGGCCCAGGAGGCATGCTGGATATCAGACGGATGAGCGACTACCTGACTGGCAAGGCCGAGCCGTTCAACCAGCCTCCGCCCAACGACTATGTGGAGCAGTCCTTCCAGACCCATTCCCAGCTCCATGGGCTCGCCTGCGTGGATCCACTCGAGCCGCGGGCAGTGCAGAAGCTGGAGCAGTATCTGAAGAGCGGGTTTCGCGGCTTGAAGCTGGCGCCCCTGATTCACGCGCTGTCGTTCGACAGCGAAGCGGTCGCCGAGCTGGTGCTGCTCTGCGGCGAGCGCGGGGTACCTGTCTACTCGCATGTCGTGCCGCGCCCGGGGGTGGATACAGCCCGGTTCGCCGGGCTGGCCAGGCGATTCCCTCACACGAACTTCGTCCTGGAGCACATGGGACATGGACCGGCCGACCAGGAGGCGACGGCCGCCGCCTCCGAGCTGGACAACTTCTTCCTGGAGACCTCGCTCGGCACCTATCTGCACATCCACGAATCGGTGAAGAAGGCCGGAGCCCACAAGGTGCTCTTCGGGTCCGAGTACCCCCTGTCCCACCCAGCCGTGGAGCTCAAGAAGATCCTCCTGCTTCCCATCTCCGAACCGGAGCGCGAGAGGATCCTCGGCAAGAACATCCGCGAGTTGCTTCGCCTCGAATGA
- a CDS encoding FAD-dependent monooxygenase, translating into MVSRPRILIAGGGIGGLAAALALQRAGFEPRVFEQAPHLQPVGAGIQMSPNATRTLVQLGCGEELRDVAVAPGSLQVKSWRTGRSIFSTPLGKRCLQDYGAPYYHVHRADLHAVLMKALGPEPLHLGARCTGFVEEEDGVRVELEDGSRVWGDVLIGADGIHSSIRTAAFGPEQPRFSGYMAFRAVLPAERIQGLRLQRDMTSWWGPGRHFVHYFISGGRQLNYVAVVPTRTWHLESWSVEGSREELLSEFQGWHPVLQELIRATDQVFKWALYDRDPLPRWSRGRVTLLGDAAHPMLPFQAQGGAQAIEDAVVLASCLTRRAGRPQEALEEYERLRKPRTHQVQMTSRGSAQLFHLDRPLQVLKRNTRLRLTQRFRPDVLAHRMDWLYEHDALAEAERFRGR; encoded by the coding sequence ATGGTGAGCCGTCCACGCATCCTCATCGCCGGCGGCGGCATTGGCGGACTGGCGGCGGCTCTGGCACTGCAACGGGCCGGGTTCGAGCCACGAGTGTTCGAGCAGGCCCCCCACCTCCAGCCCGTCGGGGCCGGCATCCAGATGAGCCCGAATGCGACGCGGACCCTCGTCCAGCTCGGGTGCGGGGAGGAGCTGCGCGACGTCGCCGTGGCCCCGGGGTCGCTCCAGGTGAAAAGTTGGCGTACCGGCAGGAGCATCTTCTCCACACCTCTGGGTAAGCGCTGCCTCCAGGATTACGGGGCGCCCTACTACCACGTCCATCGGGCCGACCTGCACGCGGTGCTCATGAAGGCGCTCGGGCCGGAGCCGCTCCACCTGGGCGCCCGATGTACCGGCTTCGTCGAGGAGGAGGACGGCGTGCGCGTGGAACTCGAGGACGGCTCCCGCGTGTGGGGGGACGTGCTCATCGGAGCAGATGGCATCCACTCGAGCATCCGCACCGCCGCCTTCGGGCCGGAGCAACCTCGCTTCTCGGGTTATATGGCCTTCCGCGCCGTGCTCCCGGCCGAGCGCATCCAAGGCCTCCGGCTCCAGCGCGACATGACGTCCTGGTGGGGCCCGGGACGGCACTTCGTGCACTACTTCATTTCCGGAGGGCGCCAGCTCAACTATGTCGCGGTCGTTCCCACCCGGACGTGGCACCTGGAGTCATGGTCGGTCGAGGGGAGCCGGGAAGAACTCCTCTCGGAGTTCCAGGGCTGGCACCCGGTCCTCCAGGAGTTGATCCGCGCCACGGACCAGGTGTTCAAGTGGGCCCTGTATGACCGCGACCCGCTGCCCCGGTGGAGCCGCGGGCGCGTCACGCTCCTGGGGGATGCCGCCCACCCCATGCTCCCCTTCCAGGCGCAAGGGGGGGCCCAGGCCATCGAGGACGCGGTGGTGTTGGCGAGTTGCCTGACACGGCGTGCCGGAAGGCCCCAGGAGGCGCTGGAGGAATACGAGCGGCTGCGCAAGCCCCGGACCCACCAGGTCCAGATGACCTCCCGGGGCAGTGCGCAACTGTTCCACCTGGACCGACCGCTCCAGGTGCTCAAGCGCAACACCCGGCTCCGGCTCACCCAGCGGTTCCGGCCCGACGTGCTCGCACACCGGATGGACTGGTTGTACGAGCACGACGCGCTCGCCGAAGCGGAGCGCTTCAGAGGGCGCTAG
- a CDS encoding phenylacetate--CoA ligase family protein, which yields MASLYPLEAINLVLRHARNSPFYRNHLPSTRLQSWKDFKRLPFLRKEDLRQQSPEGLVCVPRQKVLQYHETSATTGDPVSVWYSGESMARIHTQLAEWGVGFHEEDRVLIRFPYALSSIAHFVQAAVHRKQACVIAADTGTPITPLPRVVQLMRKLQVSVLATLSLQAVVIAEAAEMAGLDTRRDFPHLRAICCGGEPLTPYRRQLLHEIWGVPVYDNYGMTETGPQAMDCAQHGLHPWGDFWMEVLDDRLEQEVAQGETGNLVVTSLTPEATPMIRYVTGDRVRLLTRPCACGQNTTLQVRGRADDILWVQDKPFDLWELQAIVSKLPSRRFWKAAAEPRRLRFIVEKERDGDQIQPGLLEQLRQDHGVQVWVDLVPKGTLYDRNEPVAFGRPGKPSYTCTPAELAALVDASRPPRLEQMEAAR from the coding sequence ATGGCATCACTCTACCCACTGGAAGCCATCAATCTGGTCTTGCGGCATGCACGCAACTCGCCCTTCTACAGGAACCATCTGCCGAGCACGCGGCTCCAGTCCTGGAAAGACTTCAAACGGCTCCCCTTCTTGAGGAAGGAAGACCTGCGCCAGCAATCGCCGGAGGGACTGGTATGCGTTCCTCGCCAGAAAGTCCTGCAGTACCACGAGACCTCCGCGACGACGGGAGATCCGGTGTCCGTCTGGTACAGCGGCGAGAGCATGGCGCGGATCCACACGCAGCTGGCGGAATGGGGAGTCGGCTTCCATGAAGAGGATCGGGTGCTCATCAGGTTTCCGTATGCGCTCTCCTCCATCGCGCACTTCGTCCAGGCGGCGGTCCATCGCAAGCAGGCGTGTGTGATTGCCGCGGACACCGGGACCCCGATCACCCCCCTGCCGCGCGTGGTCCAGTTGATGCGCAAGCTGCAGGTGAGCGTCCTGGCCACCTTGTCGCTGCAGGCAGTGGTGATCGCCGAAGCGGCGGAGATGGCGGGCCTCGACACTCGCCGCGACTTCCCCCACCTGCGTGCCATCTGCTGTGGCGGAGAGCCCCTGACCCCCTACCGTCGTCAGCTCCTCCACGAAATCTGGGGAGTCCCCGTGTATGACAACTATGGAATGACCGAGACGGGACCTCAGGCCATGGACTGCGCGCAGCACGGGCTGCACCCATGGGGCGACTTCTGGATGGAGGTTCTGGATGATCGCCTGGAGCAGGAGGTGGCGCAGGGGGAGACGGGAAACCTGGTCGTCACGTCCCTGACCCCCGAGGCCACCCCCATGATCCGGTACGTGACCGGCGACAGGGTGAGGCTGCTGACGCGACCCTGTGCGTGTGGCCAGAACACCACGCTGCAGGTCCGCGGCCGGGCGGACGACATCCTGTGGGTCCAGGACAAGCCGTTCGACCTCTGGGAACTGCAAGCGATCGTGTCCAAGCTCCCGAGCCGCCGGTTCTGGAAGGCAGCCGCTGAACCGCGAAGGCTGCGCTTCATCGTGGAGAAGGAGCGGGACGGGGATCAAATCCAGCCAGGACTCCTGGAACAGCTACGGCAAGACCATGGCGTCCAGGTATGGGTAGACCTGGTCCCCAAGGGAACCCTCTATGACCGGAATGAGCCGGTCGCGTTCGGGAGACCCGGCAAGCCCAGCTACACCTGTACGCCCGCGGAACTGGCGGCACTCGTCGACGCCAGTCGGCCACCCCGCCTGGAACAGATGGAGGCGGCTCGCTGA
- a CDS encoding aspartate kinase: MSAPEKNPGSRRPLLVKKFGGTSVADIERIREVARLALASQQAGNDVVVVVSAMSGETNRLLGLAHQVLPLPDARELDVIAATGEQVSTALTALAIQAEGGQACSFLGHQLPLRTNSAFTRARILQVEQERIREVLACGQIAVIAGFQGVDSNDNITTLGRGGSDTTAVALAAALGADVCEIYTDVEGIYTADPRVCPSSRKLKSISYENMLELASLGAKVLQVRSVEIAMKYEVPVHVRSSFTEEEGTWLVSREKAFEARVLAGLACERNQARVELSGLEHHPERMAELLELLAELNTSVDLLRHRQEGTRASISFTLPEGELLRAKPSLERLVDYLGASAIQVSTGLSKVSLVGIGVRSDPWVAARVCRSLARHGIPMADLAVNELRISGLVEESRADEALRILHEAFELERSEAPETRPTSAEGAPW; this comes from the coding sequence ATGAGTGCACCTGAGAAGAACCCCGGGAGCCGGCGTCCCCTGCTCGTGAAGAAGTTCGGTGGCACGTCCGTGGCGGACATCGAGCGCATCCGCGAGGTCGCGCGGCTGGCGCTCGCGAGTCAGCAGGCGGGCAACGACGTGGTGGTGGTGGTCAGTGCCATGAGCGGGGAAACGAACCGTCTGCTGGGTCTGGCCCACCAGGTGCTCCCGCTCCCGGATGCCCGGGAGCTGGATGTGATTGCCGCCACGGGGGAGCAGGTCTCCACCGCGCTGACCGCCCTGGCCATCCAAGCCGAGGGCGGGCAAGCCTGCTCCTTCCTGGGCCATCAACTCCCGCTGCGCACCAACAGCGCATTCACCCGGGCTCGCATCCTCCAGGTGGAGCAGGAGCGCATCCGCGAGGTCCTGGCGTGCGGCCAGATCGCCGTGATCGCCGGGTTCCAGGGCGTGGACTCCAACGACAACATCACCACCCTGGGGCGTGGAGGCTCGGACACCACGGCGGTGGCCCTGGCGGCCGCGCTGGGCGCGGACGTCTGTGAAATCTACACGGACGTGGAGGGCATCTACACGGCCGACCCCCGCGTCTGTCCTTCCAGCCGCAAGCTGAAGTCCATCTCTTACGAGAACATGCTCGAGCTGGCATCCCTGGGAGCCAAGGTCCTGCAGGTGCGCAGCGTGGAGATCGCCATGAAATACGAGGTTCCGGTTCACGTGCGCAGCTCGTTCACGGAGGAAGAAGGGACGTGGCTGGTTTCCCGGGAGAAGGCATTCGAGGCCCGGGTGCTGGCGGGGCTGGCCTGTGAGCGCAATCAGGCTCGGGTGGAGCTGTCGGGGCTGGAGCACCACCCCGAGCGGATGGCGGAGCTGCTGGAATTGCTGGCCGAGCTGAACACGAGCGTGGACCTGCTGCGCCACCGCCAGGAGGGAACCCGGGCGAGCATCTCCTTCACCCTCCCCGAGGGGGAGCTGCTCCGTGCGAAACCCTCGCTGGAACGGCTCGTGGACTACCTGGGTGCATCCGCCATCCAGGTCTCGACGGGTCTGAGCAAGGTGTCACTGGTGGGCATCGGCGTCCGCTCGGATCCATGGGTCGCCGCCCGCGTGTGCCGCAGCCTCGCCCGGCATGGCATCCCCATGGCGGACCTGGCCGTGAACGAGCTGCGCATCAGCGGGTTGGTGGAAGAGAGTCGGGCGGACGAGGCCCTGCGCATCCTGCATGAGGCCTTCGAGCTCGAACGCTCCGAAGCCCCGGAAACGCGCCCCACGAGCGCGGAGGGGGCCCCATGGTGA
- a CDS encoding class I fructose-bisphosphate aldolase, whose protein sequence is MDGVAKKIRWSRFLHEQSNLGVIVPIDHGLTMGPIQGLERMEQIGRWIRHPVITGVLAHKGLVERLGGQGLLRGQGVMVHLNGMTSLSASPNRKEMLTSVERAIRLGADAVSVQLNFDGTNDASNLVMLGRVVDEAHDYGLPVLTMVYDKVESAREEPRLLRMRHLMRACVELGSDALKIAAPARLALLPVLLDGIQEHTSVFFAGGSKCSDEEFLALAREAVGHGATGLCVGRNVFQRESPATLLDQLWELMREDSGEELEAPVPFARRAGGTSSQGAAHFLTQGFDEAVK, encoded by the coding sequence ATGGATGGCGTTGCGAAGAAGATCCGCTGGTCACGTTTCCTGCACGAGCAGTCCAACCTGGGAGTGATCGTCCCCATCGACCATGGTCTCACCATGGGCCCCATCCAGGGATTGGAGCGGATGGAGCAGATCGGACGATGGATCCGTCATCCGGTCATCACCGGGGTCCTCGCCCACAAGGGACTGGTGGAGCGACTCGGCGGCCAGGGGCTGCTCCGAGGCCAGGGGGTGATGGTCCACCTCAATGGAATGACCTCGCTGTCCGCATCGCCGAACCGCAAGGAGATGCTGACCTCGGTGGAGAGAGCAATCCGCCTCGGCGCGGACGCGGTCTCCGTGCAGCTCAACTTCGACGGGACGAACGACGCCTCCAACCTGGTGATGCTGGGCCGGGTGGTGGACGAGGCCCATGACTACGGGCTGCCGGTGTTGACCATGGTCTACGACAAGGTCGAGTCCGCCCGGGAAGAGCCGCGCCTGCTGCGGATGCGGCACCTCATGCGCGCCTGCGTCGAATTGGGCTCGGATGCACTCAAGATCGCCGCGCCCGCCAGGCTCGCGCTGCTGCCGGTGCTGCTGGATGGCATCCAGGAGCACACCTCCGTCTTCTTCGCGGGTGGATCGAAGTGCTCGGACGAGGAGTTTCTCGCGCTCGCCCGGGAGGCGGTGGGCCACGGCGCCACCGGGCTGTGCGTCGGACGCAATGTCTTTCAACGCGAGTCCCCCGCCACCCTCCTCGACCAGTTGTGGGAACTCATGCGGGAGGACTCCGGAGAGGAGCTGGAAGCACCGGTTCCCTTTGCCCGGCGCGCGGGCGGTACAAGCAGCCAGGGGGCCGCCCACTTCCTGACCCAGGGTTTCGATGAGGCCGTGAAGTGA
- a CDS encoding tetratricopeptide repeat protein has translation MYPPVGKDTTSRPQEVGSAASEPPLCFGWRNTMRAVLGWIAIVQLLWAGSARADELATLALSQAKAFYQALDYERCLKRLKRAGTLKLSEPERAEVALYQGLCGAGLGQSKAARKSFQRALELDPELQLPLGTSPRLVELFEEVGGKRRSRPPDAPAVAAAPAPDVPSAPSAEPPTVTPELKPSAPPAVTERPAFLPQAQPPKSGVVRAVPYVLGGASLAVLATGVVFGVQARSSEAQARGAHFDSDMASFNRQAASRARTANILYIGSGVVAAATVVSALLQ, from the coding sequence ATGTATCCTCCGGTAGGCAAGGACACGACGAGCCGCCCCCAGGAAGTGGGCTCGGCGGCGTCCGAGCCCCCCTTGTGCTTCGGTTGGAGAAACACCATGCGCGCCGTGCTGGGTTGGATTGCGATCGTGCAGCTCTTGTGGGCCGGAAGTGCCAGGGCGGACGAGCTGGCCACGCTCGCGTTGTCCCAGGCGAAGGCCTTCTACCAGGCGCTCGACTACGAACGGTGCCTCAAGCGGCTGAAGCGTGCCGGTACGCTGAAGCTGTCGGAGCCGGAGCGGGCCGAGGTGGCGCTCTACCAGGGATTGTGCGGCGCCGGCCTGGGCCAGTCCAAGGCGGCCCGGAAGTCCTTCCAGCGTGCGTTGGAGCTGGATCCGGAGCTCCAACTCCCCCTGGGAACGAGCCCCCGCCTCGTCGAGCTCTTCGAGGAGGTGGGTGGAAAGCGCCGGAGCCGCCCGCCGGACGCACCGGCCGTGGCCGCCGCCCCCGCTCCGGATGTGCCGTCGGCACCGTCGGCGGAGCCTCCCACGGTCACGCCCGAGCTGAAGCCCTCGGCCCCCCCTGCCGTCACCGAGCGTCCGGCCTTCCTTCCTCAAGCCCAGCCGCCGAAGAGCGGGGTGGTCCGCGCCGTGCCCTACGTGCTGGGCGGCGCCTCGCTCGCGGTGCTCGCCACGGGCGTCGTCTTTGGCGTTCAGGCCCGCTCCTCCGAGGCTCAGGCGCGCGGTGCGCACTTCGACTCGGACATGGCTTCCTTCAACCGGCAGGCCGCCTCGCGCGCCCGCACGGCCAACATCCTCTACATCGGTTCAGGAGTCGTCGCCGCGGCCACCGTGGTGAGCGCGCTCCTCCAGTAG
- a CDS encoding fatty acid desaturase family protein yields MSSTPQQFVQRSNLRGFLAIGRDWAAIAAVITVSLWLDRWYLYPVAAWLIGAFQFALSEALLHEASHYNLFRKRSWNDRLEFLYGLPFFCTVAQMRTEHLVHHRRLGMPEDHLVADYRALGLDRPGINMFWIWFVRPVLGFAGAYYCRVLTPRPWKEGRKIVAFWAVVSLLCAATGVLHLLVLYWLIPFFWSCQSHLYWSEITDHYRTRTGIRSNLSPITNFLHHNNGFHYTHHHYPTIPWYLLPKATKALFSGQGDICHGFLDTYRALSHSSGSLPLSAGEGD; encoded by the coding sequence GTGTCCAGCACACCACAGCAGTTCGTCCAGCGCAGCAACCTCCGTGGCTTCCTGGCCATTGGCCGGGACTGGGCCGCGATCGCCGCTGTCATCACGGTCTCCCTCTGGTTGGATCGGTGGTACCTCTACCCGGTGGCGGCCTGGTTGATCGGGGCCTTCCAATTCGCCCTCAGCGAGGCGCTGCTCCACGAGGCGTCGCACTACAACCTTTTCCGGAAGCGCAGTTGGAACGACCGGCTGGAGTTCCTCTACGGCCTCCCGTTCTTCTGTACCGTCGCGCAAATGCGCACCGAGCACCTGGTGCACCACCGCCGCCTCGGGATGCCGGAAGACCATCTGGTGGCGGACTACCGGGCGCTCGGCCTCGACAGGCCCGGCATCAACATGTTTTGGATCTGGTTCGTCCGTCCCGTGCTCGGCTTCGCTGGGGCGTACTACTGCCGCGTGCTGACCCCGCGGCCCTGGAAGGAGGGGCGCAAGATCGTCGCCTTCTGGGCCGTGGTCTCGCTGCTCTGCGCCGCGACCGGGGTTCTCCACCTGCTGGTGCTTTACTGGCTCATCCCCTTCTTCTGGTCATGTCAAAGCCATCTCTATTGGTCGGAGATCACCGACCACTACCGGACCCGCACCGGGATCCGTTCCAACCTCAGCCCAATCACCAACTTCCTGCACCACAATAACGGCTTCCACTATACCCACCACCACTACCCAACGATTCCCTGGTACCTGCTTCCGAAAGCGACCAAGGCCCTGTTCTCGGGACAGGGTGATATCTGTCACGGCTTCCTGGATACCTACCGCGCCCTCTCTCACTCATCCGGGTCCCTGCCCCTGTCCGCCGGAGAAGGCGACTGA